The Selenomonas sp. AB3002 sequence TAGGCGTCGGCTCACCGCTGATGGAAAAACGGCTGGGTTCTGACCAGCTGCTCCTGGCCCCGGAAGGATACACGGAGCGCACCCGCCAATAGTACTCCCCCGGATGGGTGTAGCCATAGTATTCATATACGTCATATTCCCCGGCTTCGAGGCTGCGGATCTTCACATCGCCTCCCGGACTCTGACGGTAAACCTCTACCTCATGCTCCTTGACCCCGGCCTGAGGTATCCAGGAATAAACGGGGTACATGGGCATGTAGTCCATCTTTTCAAATTCCGTCGTAGGCTTTGGGGCAGGAGGATTTATCTCCGCCCCCTCCACAGGCTGAGGCTCGGTGAAGCTGCCCATATAGTTGCCATGGAAGTCCATGGCGCAGACCTTCCAGTAGCAGTCCTTGATTTTATTTCTGAAACGGCTCACTTCCACATCCACGCCATTGGTGTATATCTCCCGCTGGCGCAGCAGCACATTGGCCTTGATGTTCTCCGGGCCCTTCAGCAGCACGAACTCATACTGCACAGCCCCGGGCACGGCCTCCCACTGAAAGCGCATCTCGCTTATCTGGCTGGCTTCGACACCGGCAGTATTTTCTGCCGCCGCGGGATCCGGGTTCATCACCCCTGCCAGGAGGCACATCAAGCCCGCCAAAATCTTTTTATGACAAGAACCAAAATTTCGCATCTTACAACTCTCCCATAAATGAGGCAGGCGGCCCTTTACTGCCGCCCGCTATATTCTTCGGGACGCATCCCAAAGGATTTTCCTCATTCTATTTTAAGAGCCACGGCCTGCTTTTGTCAAACCTTTAGAATAGTCCCGTAATGCGCCCTTCGGCATCAATATCCATTTTCTCTGCCGCAGGATGAGCAGGCAGCCCCGGCATGGTGAGGATGCTGCCGGTAAGGGCCACGATAAAGCCTGCTCCGGCAGAAACTCTGAGTTCCCTTACGGTGATGGCAAAGCCCTCAGGACGCCCCAATTTAGCCGGGTCATCGGAAAGGGAATACTGGGTCTTGGCCACGCAGACAGGCATCTTGTCAAAGCCCAGGGCCTCGATTTCCTCCAGCTGCTTCTTGGCAGACGGCGCGAAAACCACCTTGTCTGCCCCGTAAATCTTCCTGGCAATGGCGGTGAGCTTTTCAGGAATGGACTGCTCCACCTCATAGGTAAGGTGGAAGTCAGCAGGCTGCTCCATGGCAGCAAGAACCTTCTCTGCCAGCGCCTGGCCGCCCTCGCCGCCCTTGGCCCAGACTTCGGAAATGGCCACCTGGGCACCGTGCTTGTTGCACTCAGCCTCCACGAACTTCAGTTCCTCTGCCGTATCCGTGGGGAATGCGTTCACAGCCACCACGGCGGGCAGGCCGAAGCCCTTGATGCTCTCGATGTGCTTGGAAAGGTTGGCCAGGCCCTTCTCCAGAGCCTCCATATCCACCTTGCCCAGCTGGTCCTTGGCCAGGCCGCCGTGCATCTTCAGGGCCCTGACGGTTGCCACGATGACCACCGCATCGGGATGCACGCCCATGAAGCGGCACTTGATATCCAGGAACTTCTCAGCCCCCAGGTCAGCGCCGAAGCCTGCCTCCGTCACCACGATATCGGAAAGCTTCAGGGCGTGCTTGGTGGCCATGACACTGTTGCAGCCGTGGGCAATATTGGCGAAGGGACCGCCGTGGATAAAGGCAGGGGTACCCTCCAGGGTCTGCACCAGATTGGGCTTGATGGCATCCTTGAACAACAGGGTGAGGGCCCCGGTGACACCCAGCTCATCAGCCCTGACTGCCCTGCCGCTGCGGGTGTAGGCCACCACGATCTCTCCCAGGCGCTTCTTCATGTCCTGCAGGTCGGAAGCCAGGCAGAGAATGGCCATCATCTCGGAAGCCACGGTGATGTCGAAGCCCGTCTCCCGGGGCACCCCGTGAGGCTTGCCCCCCATGCCTACCACCACATGGCGGAGAGCCCGGTCATTGAGGTCCAGCACCCGCTTCCAGACAATGCGGCGCACGTCAAGGTCCAGGGCATTGCCCTGCTGGAGATGGTTGTCTATCACTGCTGCCAGCAGGTTGTGAGCGGTGGTGATGGCATGGAAATCACCGGTGAAGTGCAGGTTGATATCCTCCATGGGCACTACCTGGGCATAGCCGCCCCCGGCAGCGCCGCCCTTGAGGCCGAAGCATGGACCCAGGGAAGGCTCACGCAGAGCCACGCTCACTTTCCTGCCCATGCGGTGCAGGGCATCGGCCAGGCCCACGCTGGTGGTGGTCTTGCCCTCTCCGGCAGGAGTGGGGTTGATGGCCGTCACCAGCACCAGCTTGCCGTTCTTCCTGTCCTTCACGTTGTTCCAGACCTCGGCAGTGAGCTTGGCCTTGTACTTGCCGTAAAGTTCCAGGTCATCTTCAGTAAGGCCCAGGCTGGCGGCAATTTCCTTGATAGGCTGCATTTTGGCTTCCTGTGCAATCTCCACATCGCTTTTCATGGCTTTTCCTCCTACATCCAAACTATCAGGCAAGCTGCATTTCTGCAGCCTGCACCACATTCTCCATCAGCATAGCCACCGTCAGGAGGCCCACGCCGCCGGGTACGGGGGTTATGGCTCCTGCCACTTCCTTTACGGCCTCGAAGTCCACATCACCCACAAGTTTCTCCTTGGCTCCCGGCTCGGCAGGAGGCAGGCGGTTGATGCCCACATCAATGACCGTAGCCCCTTCCTTCACCATATCGGCGGTGATGAACTTGGGACGTCCTACGGCTGCCACCAGGATATCCGCCTCCCGGGTCACTGCAGGCAGATTCTCCGTACGGGAATGGCAGATGGTGACGGTGGCGTTCCTGGCCAGCAGCAGGTGCAGCATGGGCTTGCCCACGATATTGCTGCGGCCCACCACTACGGCTTTCTTCCCTTCAATTTCAATGCCCGCCAGTTCCAGCATCTTCAGGCAGCCATGAGGGGTGCAGGGCAGGAGAGCCTCCTCCCCCTTCACCATGCGTCCTACATTGACAGGGTGGAAGCCGTCCACGTCCTTCACAGGGTCAATGCTGTCCAAGATTTCCTCCTCAGCGGAGCGCAGGGCCTTGGGCAGGGGCAGCTGCACCAGGATGCCGTGGATTTTCGCGTCCTTGTTCAGGCTGTCAATCCTGGCTAAGATTTCTTCCTTGGAGCTGTCCTCGGCCATTTCAATGACCTCGGAATAGATGCCCAGTTCCTCACAAGCCTTGTGCTTGTTCCGCACATAGACCTCGGAAGCCGGGTCATGGCCCACGATGATGACCGCCAGCCCCGGGCGCACACCGTATTTTTCCTCCAGCCTGTCTGCCCTTTCTTTGGCATCTTCTTTGAACTGCCCGGCAAAAACCTTTCCTTCCAATAACCTTGCTGACAAATGAACCCCTCCATACGATAATAATCTGTCTTCAATGAGATGAAGCCAAACCTGTCTAGCTTATACAGCTCAAAACGCCCCACCTCATCCGTCAGTCCTGCGGACTGCCACCTTCCCCATAGGGGAAGGCCTTATATCAGAAAAACGCCGGCAGAAACTGCCGACGTTCAACTCAAAGATAATAGCTCACCCAGGCGCAGAGGCAGATTGCCACAGAGACAACGCCATTGCGCAGGAAATAAGCCTGGGTCACCCGGGAAAAATCCGTAGGTGACACAATGCTGTGCTGATAGTACAAAGTACCTGCGGCAATGCCCACCCCCACAAAGTAAAGGGAATGAAGGGAAAGCATGATGCCCACGGCAAAGAAACAAGCAACACAAATCACGTGGAGCACCTTGGAAATCCTGAAGGCCCCCACACCGCCATAGGAAACTGCCAGGGAATGGAGCCCCTGGCTCTTGTCGAATTCCTCATCCTGTGCCCCGTACATGGCATCAAAGGCCCCAATCCACAGAGCCACTGCCGTGCACAGCACGATCATGGGCGCATCAATAGTGCCCCGGACAGCCACCCAGCCCCCCGCGGGAGCCATGGCAATGGCCAGCCCCAGGAAAAGATGCACCCAGCCCGTAATCCGCTTCATGTAAGGATAAACCAGGCAGGGTAGCGCAGCCACAGGCAGCAGATAGAGACAGATAGGCTGGAGCTGGGCCACGGAAAGCACCATAAGAGCCAGGCAGATGATGATGAACACCTTTGCCTCGCGCTTGGTTATCTCCCCCCGCACCATG is a genomic window containing:
- a CDS encoding 4-hydroxybenzoate octaprenyltransferase, coding for MISIKAHINNVALHHTLFDLPFGLMAAVLAADGHPEPMVLLWVALAITTGRAAALAMDNLADLKYDSQQPRMAYRAMVRGEITKREAKVFIIICLALMVLSVAQLQPICLYLLPVAALPCLVYPYMKRITGWVHLFLGLAIAMAPAGGWVAVRGTIDAPMIVLCTAVALWIGAFDAMYGAQDEEFDKSQGLHSLAVSYGGVGAFRISKVLHVICVACFFAVGIMLSLHSLYFVGVGIAAGTLYYQHSIVSPTDFSRVTQAYFLRNGVVSVAICLCAWVSYYL
- a CDS encoding formate--tetrahydrofolate ligase, with translation MKSDVEIAQEAKMQPIKEIAASLGLTEDDLELYGKYKAKLTAEVWNNVKDRKNGKLVLVTAINPTPAGEGKTTTSVGLADALHRMGRKVSVALREPSLGPCFGLKGGAAGGGYAQVVPMEDINLHFTGDFHAITTAHNLLAAVIDNHLQQGNALDLDVRRIVWKRVLDLNDRALRHVVVGMGGKPHGVPRETGFDITVASEMMAILCLASDLQDMKKRLGEIVVAYTRSGRAVRADELGVTGALTLLFKDAIKPNLVQTLEGTPAFIHGGPFANIAHGCNSVMATKHALKLSDIVVTEAGFGADLGAEKFLDIKCRFMGVHPDAVVIVATVRALKMHGGLAKDQLGKVDMEALEKGLANLSKHIESIKGFGLPAVVAVNAFPTDTAEELKFVEAECNKHGAQVAISEVWAKGGEGGQALAEKVLAAMEQPADFHLTYEVEQSIPEKLTAIARKIYGADKVVFAPSAKKQLEEIEALGFDKMPVCVAKTQYSLSDDPAKLGRPEGFAITVRELRVSAGAGFIVALTGSILTMPGLPAHPAAEKMDIDAEGRITGLF
- the folD gene encoding bifunctional methylenetetrahydrofolate dehydrogenase/methenyltetrahydrofolate cyclohydrolase FolD; translated protein: MSARLLEGKVFAGQFKEDAKERADRLEEKYGVRPGLAVIIVGHDPASEVYVRNKHKACEELGIYSEVIEMAEDSSKEEILARIDSLNKDAKIHGILVQLPLPKALRSAEEEILDSIDPVKDVDGFHPVNVGRMVKGEEALLPCTPHGCLKMLELAGIEIEGKKAVVVGRSNIVGKPMLHLLLARNATVTICHSRTENLPAVTREADILVAAVGRPKFITADMVKEGATVIDVGINRLPPAEPGAKEKLVGDVDFEAVKEVAGAITPVPGGVGLLTVAMLMENVVQAAEMQLA
- a CDS encoding SGNH/GDSL hydrolase family protein — its product is MRNFGSCHKKILAGLMCLLAGVMNPDPAAAENTAGVEASQISEMRFQWEAVPGAVQYEFVLLKGPENIKANVLLRQREIYTNGVDVEVSRFRNKIKDCYWKVCAMDFHGNYMGSFTEPQPVEGAEINPPAPKPTTEFEKMDYMPMYPVYSWIPQAGVKEHEVEVYRQSPGGDVKIRSLEAGEYDVYEYYGYTHPGEYYWRVRSVYPSGARSSWSEPSRFSISGEPTPIAALGDSITHGGGAVSVPPGYLMYDWETYCQVPVKNLGVSGNTTAAMLERFEDDVLPWKPRLLVIMGGVNDFRAGTLGWETVQNLSAISEKCHAYGIIPVFLTATPINADYMVHRIAGIEVPPPDWQAHQRYVNDWILQQPYSVDVSSALTDGAGNLRGDYTSDGLHPDYFGKKYIGERVGAYLQQHFGWLTQGLTKKSY